One Persicobacter psychrovividus DNA window includes the following coding sequences:
- a CDS encoding N-acetylmuramoyl-L-alanine amidase yields MSLKHSRFFTCLFFLLLFTLPQIAFSQNSHEFVKAKVLKGEGVFALLRRYQLVDFSQNIDYFYGLNQLGPNKHLQEGVAYSLPMYLVKYNGKSIRSTLGIDSWAIAQDIADYNDAMVKGKLKAKDFRKDLNLWVPYHMTQDPVLASAKSQLEEQETIFPIFGDDYAKIEMKDEALKGCVYYIVSGHGGPDPGAIGKYGKYKLYEDEYAYDVSLRLARNLIARGAKAYVIIRDKEDGIRDEAILEPSHREVCWEDQEIPLNQLDRLKQRADVVNSLYKYNKAKGYKYQRAVMIHIDSRKKSKRIDMFFYYQDHNEESKLFASSLYKTIKAKYKKKRSGRGYEGSLGTRDLYMLRNLEVPSAFLELGNISNPFDQRRIVEPDNRQAVANWLTSGMLKKE; encoded by the coding sequence ATGTCACTCAAGCATAGCAGATTCTTCACTTGTCTTTTCTTTCTTCTACTATTTACCCTTCCCCAAATCGCTTTTTCCCAAAACAGCCACGAGTTTGTTAAGGCAAAGGTGCTGAAAGGTGAAGGTGTATTTGCATTGCTGAGGAGGTATCAGTTGGTGGACTTCAGTCAGAATATAGATTATTTCTACGGCCTCAATCAGCTCGGTCCCAACAAACACCTGCAGGAGGGGGTGGCGTATTCGTTGCCCATGTATCTTGTGAAATACAATGGCAAGAGTATTCGCTCGACCCTGGGGATTGACAGCTGGGCAATAGCGCAGGACATTGCGGATTATAATGATGCCATGGTCAAGGGGAAGCTGAAAGCAAAAGATTTCAGAAAAGACCTGAACCTCTGGGTACCTTACCACATGACACAGGACCCTGTGCTGGCTTCTGCAAAATCGCAACTGGAAGAGCAGGAAACCATTTTTCCGATTTTTGGAGATGATTATGCCAAAATAGAAATGAAGGATGAAGCCCTGAAAGGTTGTGTCTATTATATCGTTAGTGGGCATGGAGGCCCCGACCCCGGAGCGATCGGTAAATACGGCAAGTATAAATTGTATGAGGATGAATATGCCTATGATGTTTCCTTGCGACTTGCCAGAAACCTGATAGCACGAGGCGCCAAAGCGTATGTGATTATTCGCGACAAAGAAGATGGCATTCGTGATGAGGCCATTCTGGAACCCAGTCATCGGGAGGTTTGCTGGGAAGATCAGGAGATTCCTTTGAATCAGCTCGACCGCCTGAAGCAACGGGCCGATGTGGTGAACTCTTTATATAAATACAATAAAGCCAAAGGCTATAAATATCAGCGGGCAGTGATGATTCATATCGACAGTCGGAAGAAGTCCAAGCGCATCGATATGTTTTTTTACTATCAGGACCATAACGAGGAATCGAAGCTTTTTGCAAGTTCACTGTATAAGACGATCAAGGCCAAATACAAAAAGAAAAGAAGCGGACGCGGATACGAGGGCTCACTCGGTACAAGAGATTTGTATATGCTGAGAAACCTCGAGGTACCTTCCGCCTTTCTTGAGTTGGGGAATATTTCCAACCCATTCGATCAGCGCAGAATCGTAGAACCTGATAATCGGCAGGCTGTGGCCAACTGGCTCACTTCAGGCATGCTCAAAAAAGAATAA
- a CDS encoding methylated-DNA--[protein]-cysteine S-methyltransferase, whose amino-acid sequence MKKKFIVYYPSPLGVLKIISDGKGITALTIVEEAKTNLMHPILHEAVQQLAQYFQGKRKQFRLPLQPEGTPFQQKVWAALQEVPHGTVISYKALALKLGDEKLVRAVANANARNPVAILIPCHRVIGSGGQLTGYAWGLEKKAVLLQLEKGIRQGALPL is encoded by the coding sequence ATGAAAAAGAAGTTCATCGTTTACTACCCATCGCCATTGGGGGTACTGAAAATAATATCAGACGGAAAAGGCATTACGGCACTGACCATCGTGGAGGAAGCCAAGACCAATTTGATGCACCCTATTTTGCATGAGGCAGTACAGCAACTTGCGCAATATTTTCAGGGCAAGCGGAAACAGTTCCGTCTGCCACTGCAGCCTGAGGGTACGCCCTTTCAGCAGAAAGTATGGGCGGCCTTGCAGGAAGTACCCCACGGGACAGTCATCAGTTATAAAGCCCTTGCATTGAAACTCGGGGACGAAAAACTGGTGCGTGCGGTGGCAAATGCCAATGCGCGCAATCCTGTTGCGATATTAATTCCTTGCCACAGGGTGATTGGGAGCGGTGGTCAGCTTACGGGTTATGCCTGGGGGCTGGAGAAAAAAGCAGTGCTTTTGCAGCTTGAAAAAGGGATCAGGCAGGGAGCCTTACCCCTCTGA
- a CDS encoding nucleoside triphosphate pyrophosphohydrolase family protein, translating into MKKQMEQVREFHETFEVGIQNTPQFPDKNTQALRNRLLQEELDELKEAVANKDLTEVADALVDIQYLLLGTVLEYGMQDKFEALFDEVHRSNMSKLDEQGLPIRRADGKVIKSERYSPPDLQPILEQE; encoded by the coding sequence ATGAAAAAACAAATGGAGCAGGTTCGTGAGTTCCACGAAACTTTTGAAGTGGGCATTCAAAACACCCCTCAATTTCCTGATAAAAACACACAGGCACTTCGCAACCGACTATTGCAGGAAGAGCTTGACGAACTTAAAGAAGCCGTTGCCAATAAAGACCTCACCGAGGTGGCTGATGCCCTGGTCGATATTCAATACCTGCTGCTCGGAACGGTACTGGAATATGGAATGCAGGATAAGTTTGAAGCACTTTTTGATGAAGTGCACCGATCAAATATGAGTAAGCTCGATGAGCAAGGGCTACCCATTCGCAGAGCCGATGGCAAAGTGATAAAATCCGAGCGTTACAGTCCGCCCGATTTACAGCCAATTCTTGAGCAAGAATAA
- a CDS encoding pseudouridine synthase, which yields MMDEKLYYYLVYKPFNTLTQFRGEGDTLADLHPFPKEVYPVGRLDKDSEGLLILTNDKNINHQLLHPKFKHKKEYWVQVEGEITAEALEKLASGVEISVEKKKHFTAPAWAKKIPEPVLEARNPPIRERKNIPTSWISLTITEGKNRQVRKMVASVGFPCLRLVRAKIERLDIEGMRIGQVKSMTEKDIYEALFNGRTFVPKARAERSEKSFRPLEKKSKSGIKKVGKRHSARPKNKEEQPKEKPVRHLNFRRLRDDRKDD from the coding sequence ATGATGGACGAGAAATTATATTATTATTTGGTTTATAAGCCCTTCAATACGCTAACGCAGTTTAGGGGAGAAGGAGATACGCTGGCTGATCTTCATCCGTTCCCGAAGGAGGTTTACCCTGTCGGGAGGTTGGATAAAGACAGTGAGGGACTACTGATTTTAACCAATGATAAGAACATCAACCACCAGTTGCTACACCCCAAATTCAAGCATAAAAAAGAATACTGGGTACAGGTAGAAGGGGAGATTACTGCTGAGGCACTAGAAAAGCTCGCTTCGGGAGTAGAGATTTCCGTCGAAAAAAAGAAGCACTTCACGGCTCCTGCCTGGGCCAAGAAAATCCCTGAACCCGTTTTGGAAGCCCGAAACCCACCGATCAGGGAACGAAAAAATATTCCTACTTCGTGGATTAGCCTGACCATTACCGAAGGAAAAAACCGACAAGTCCGAAAGATGGTTGCTTCAGTCGGTTTTCCTTGTCTTCGATTGGTTCGTGCAAAAATCGAACGATTGGATATTGAGGGAATGCGCATCGGGCAAGTGAAATCCATGACAGAAAAAGACATTTATGAAGCCCTTTTCAATGGCCGAACATTTGTACCCAAAGCCCGTGCAGAGCGAAGCGAGAAATCTTTCAGACCTCTGGAGAAGAAATCAAAAAGCGGCATTAAAAAAGTTGGTAAACGCCATAGTGCGCGCCCCAAGAATAAGGAGGAGCAGCCCAAAGAAAAGCCCGTTCGTCACCTGAACTTCCGACGGTTGCGCGATGACCGCAAAGACGATTAA
- a CDS encoding endonuclease/exonuclease/phosphatase family protein: MRIKIGNFNLFNLVKPNVHYYGSRKYSHTDYGKKCEWIGHQLDKMRSSIVAFQEVFHHEALKDALSKSEFMKDAYYVTASCDGQRPTVGIASRYPILESEVICDFPAPLTIDGNQMPFTSFSRAVLRVEILVETIPMTFYVTHLKSKRPLMEDREDPHDPIDRAKGKARALLIRSLESVALREILVKRMRGNHSSPVVVVGDLNDSALAVTNDIMSGTPPHRRFPFEVKSKIWDVLLYAVKDIQARQSTQDVYYTYIHNGYYGALDHLLVSQELHPKNPHRLGAVEYVKTFTDHLVDQTLSNDKIPVWMSDHGQVICSIKLYTPDKAKREKHVKREDKTDDPQF, from the coding sequence ATGCGAATCAAAATAGGGAATTTCAATCTTTTTAACCTTGTAAAACCAAACGTCCATTACTACGGCAGCAGGAAATATTCCCATACCGACTATGGGAAAAAGTGTGAATGGATCGGGCATCAGCTCGATAAAATGCGCTCTTCGATTGTTGCCTTTCAGGAGGTGTTTCATCATGAAGCATTGAAAGACGCCCTCTCCAAAAGTGAATTCATGAAAGACGCCTATTATGTTACGGCCTCCTGCGATGGGCAACGTCCAACAGTTGGGATTGCCTCCCGCTACCCTATTTTGGAGTCTGAAGTGATTTGTGATTTCCCTGCTCCACTAACTATCGATGGCAATCAAATGCCTTTCACCTCCTTCAGTCGGGCTGTCTTGCGGGTGGAAATACTGGTGGAAACCATCCCGATGACTTTTTATGTTACCCACCTGAAATCCAAAAGACCTTTAATGGAAGACAGGGAAGATCCTCATGATCCAATCGACAGGGCGAAAGGCAAAGCCCGTGCACTGTTAATCCGTTCGCTGGAATCGGTAGCTTTGCGTGAAATTCTGGTCAAGCGTATGCGTGGAAACCATTCCTCTCCTGTTGTTGTGGTGGGCGATCTTAACGATTCGGCGCTTGCTGTTACCAACGACATCATGAGTGGAACCCCGCCTCACCGACGGTTTCCTTTTGAGGTCAAATCAAAAATATGGGATGTCCTGCTTTATGCGGTCAAAGATATTCAGGCAAGGCAAAGCACTCAGGACGTCTATTACACCTATATCCACAATGGTTATTATGGTGCCCTGGATCACCTGTTGGTCTCTCAGGAATTGCACCCCAAAAATCCGCACCGACTTGGGGCTGTGGAATACGTCAAAACATTTACCGACCATCTGGTGGATCAAACCCTTTCGAATGATAAAATTCCAGTATGGATGTCTGATCATGGGCAGGTGATTTGCTCCATCAAGCTATACACACCCGATAAAGCCAAGCGTGAAAAACACGTGAAACGTGAAGATAAAACCGATGATCCTCAGTTTTAA
- a CDS encoding DUF4421 domain-containing protein codes for MRKYFLVLLLLLMSFQSAFAQVTLNAAPHPTKETVDDRNFIQRLLGIHNAVKWSYYDSSFITDYSKAWTFRFLMENKFNQFLVFNHDRESDQSLLYEPTPHLNLGFGFNHNWLGVNTSFSVPSIDRVMNNENEINTSMFDIQVNVYDVKLVGEFRLQRYKGYYINHFGWKLPNIIGGHNGENFRLAYPNLTTNSFTGNLSYIFNWKQFSYRASYIQTQRQLKSAGSWMAGISYFANSIYNDGDGILGGTTIDFPEMNFQKSVTFGIGLMGGYGYTYVLKKNFYISLTMMPGISYNYTKLTYIEDEPTIDEYRFGLAGVGRFSIGYNKASYFFGLHSALQWNAVFYDTAGLNNINGSFRFVVGKRFNWQLKGKFFHAIGMD; via the coding sequence TTGAGAAAATACTTCCTCGTCCTTTTATTATTGCTGATGAGCTTTCAGTCGGCCTTCGCCCAGGTAACATTGAATGCTGCTCCGCACCCTACAAAAGAAACCGTCGATGACCGTAACTTCATTCAGCGCTTGCTCGGCATTCATAACGCCGTAAAGTGGTCCTATTATGACTCCAGCTTTATTACCGATTACTCCAAAGCCTGGACGTTCCGCTTCCTGATGGAAAATAAGTTCAATCAGTTTCTGGTCTTTAACCATGACCGTGAAAGCGATCAGTCTTTATTATATGAACCCACTCCGCACCTTAACCTCGGCTTTGGCTTCAATCATAACTGGCTTGGGGTGAATACCTCTTTCAGTGTTCCGTCCATTGACCGCGTGATGAACAACGAGAATGAAATCAACACCTCCATGTTTGATATTCAGGTCAATGTTTATGATGTTAAGCTCGTTGGGGAATTCAGGCTTCAACGCTACAAAGGGTATTATATTAATCATTTCGGCTGGAAGCTGCCCAACATTATCGGAGGGCATAACGGTGAAAATTTTCGGCTTGCCTATCCCAACCTCACCACCAATTCTTTCACGGGGAACCTGTCCTATATCTTCAACTGGAAGCAATTTTCCTATCGGGCAAGTTATATTCAAACGCAGCGGCAACTCAAAAGTGCGGGCTCCTGGATGGCGGGAATCAGTTATTTTGCCAACTCCATTTACAACGATGGCGACGGCATTCTTGGGGGGACGACCATTGATTTTCCAGAGATGAACTTTCAGAAATCCGTTACTTTCGGCATCGGACTCATGGGCGGTTATGGCTATACCTATGTGCTGAAGAAGAACTTCTATATAAGCCTGACCATGATGCCGGGTATTTCTTACAACTACACCAAACTCACCTATATTGAGGATGAGCCAACCATTGACGAATACCGGTTTGGGCTTGCGGGAGTGGGGCGTTTTTCGATCGGCTACAATAAGGCGTCCTATTTCTTTGGGTTGCATTCTGCCCTTCAGTGGAATGCTGTATTTTATGATACCGCAGGCCTGAACAATATTAACGGCTCATTTCGTTTCGTGGTGGGGAAGCGGTTCAACTGGCAACTGAAAGGGAAGTTCTTTCATGCCATAGGAATGGATTAG
- the uvrA gene encoding excinuclease ABC subunit UvrA has product MSKKKESQNIDFEQLDPKSHIVIKGARVNNLKNLSVAIPRNKMIVVTGLSGSGKSSLAFDTLFAEGQRMYVESLSSYARQFLGRMEKPEVDYIRGVAPAIAIEQKVNTRNPRSTVGTSTEIYDYLKLLFARIGVTYSPVSNEVVTKDAVEDVVDQILKNEVGTRLMVLAPMLKHEERSIEDELQLLLSKGFTRVRWKGDVAFIEDLLPNVKKVKKHTDVQVLIDRIAIPETVEDELQFRIADSVQTAYFEGAGTCLLSYTDGREESFSDRFERDGILFEEPSANLFTFNNPYGACRRCEGFGSVLGVDPDLVIPNKELSIFEDAIAPWRSETMKKWKDALVSSAMDFDFPIHRPYEDLDPAHQELLWTGNKHFKGLNKFFDFLQSKTHKIQYRVMLSRYRGRTSCPDCRGTRLRKDASYVKINGKSITDVVLLPISASSEFFNNLQLTDYEMSIAKRILKEVTNRLEYLQQVGLGYLTLNRLTSTLSGGEFQRIKLATSLGSALVGSMYILDEPSIGLHPRDTQRLIGVLESLRDMGNTVIVVEHEEEVMRSADQIIDIGPDAGSHGGELMYQGSLKEMNNADTHTARYLSGKIEVPLPEFRRPWTRSVKVRGAQENNLQNIDVEFPLGVLTTVTGVSGSGKSTLIKKILYPALGKRLGTVNEETGKMKSIGGDVEAITRLEFVDQNPIGKSSRSNPVTYVKAYDAIRSLFSVQPLAKQRAYKPAHFSFNVEGGRCETCQGEGTQKIEMQFMADLHLTCESCKGQRFKQEILEVIYNDKNIADILDMTVEDSMTFFEDQKPILNKLRPLYDVGLGYIRLGQSSSSLSGGEAQRVKLAYFLGHGKSKSHEHTLFIFDEPTTGLHFHDINRLMKAINALVDQGNSAIIIEHNMEVIKCADWIIDLGPEGGAGGGQVVFAGTPEEMVKINDGYTAPYLREKLK; this is encoded by the coding sequence ATGAGTAAAAAGAAAGAAAGCCAAAATATAGACTTTGAACAACTCGACCCTAAATCGCACATCGTGATTAAAGGCGCCCGAGTGAATAACTTGAAAAATCTAAGTGTTGCCATTCCTCGCAACAAGATGATCGTGGTAACGGGGCTGTCGGGGTCAGGGAAAAGTTCTTTGGCTTTTGATACCCTTTTTGCCGAAGGGCAACGCATGTATGTAGAAAGCCTGAGTTCTTACGCACGTCAGTTTTTGGGCAGAATGGAGAAACCTGAGGTGGATTATATTCGTGGTGTTGCTCCTGCTATCGCTATTGAGCAGAAAGTGAACACCCGAAACCCAAGATCTACTGTCGGGACCTCTACGGAAATTTATGATTACCTGAAGCTCCTCTTTGCCCGTATCGGGGTAACCTATTCGCCTGTCAGTAATGAAGTCGTTACGAAAGATGCGGTGGAAGATGTTGTGGATCAAATTCTGAAAAACGAAGTAGGCACACGGCTGATGGTGCTGGCACCGATGCTCAAGCATGAAGAGCGTTCTATTGAAGATGAACTGCAATTGCTGTTGTCAAAAGGCTTCACCAGGGTACGCTGGAAAGGTGATGTGGCTTTTATTGAAGACCTGTTACCCAACGTCAAGAAGGTGAAAAAGCATACCGATGTTCAGGTACTGATCGACCGTATTGCCATTCCTGAAACGGTGGAAGATGAACTGCAATTCCGCATAGCGGATTCCGTACAGACGGCCTACTTCGAAGGGGCAGGCACCTGTCTGCTTTCCTACACCGATGGGCGCGAGGAGTCTTTTTCAGATCGTTTTGAACGCGATGGAATACTGTTTGAAGAACCTTCAGCCAACCTTTTCACCTTCAATAACCCTTATGGTGCCTGTCGCCGTTGCGAAGGTTTTGGCTCCGTTTTGGGGGTAGATCCCGATTTGGTGATCCCGAATAAAGAGTTGTCGATTTTTGAAGATGCTATTGCGCCCTGGCGTTCAGAGACCATGAAAAAGTGGAAAGATGCCTTGGTCAGTTCTGCAATGGATTTTGACTTTCCAATTCATCGCCCATACGAAGATTTGGACCCTGCGCATCAGGAATTACTATGGACAGGCAACAAACACTTTAAAGGGCTCAATAAGTTCTTTGATTTCTTGCAGTCCAAAACTCACAAAATTCAGTACCGCGTAATGCTTTCCCGTTACCGTGGGCGCACCAGCTGCCCAGATTGTCGTGGTACCCGATTGCGTAAGGATGCCAGCTATGTGAAAATTAATGGCAAATCAATTACTGATGTGGTGCTACTGCCTATTTCAGCGTCGAGTGAATTCTTTAATAACCTTCAGCTGACAGATTACGAAATGAGCATCGCAAAGCGTATTCTGAAAGAAGTAACAAACCGACTGGAATACCTCCAACAGGTTGGGCTCGGTTACCTTACACTGAACAGGCTTACCTCTACCCTTTCGGGGGGGGAGTTTCAGCGGATAAAACTGGCCACATCACTCGGAAGTGCGCTGGTAGGCTCGATGTACATTCTCGATGAACCAAGTATTGGCCTGCACCCCCGTGATACCCAGCGCCTGATTGGTGTACTGGAGTCTTTGCGTGATATGGGCAATACGGTAATTGTGGTGGAACATGAGGAGGAAGTGATGCGTTCCGCAGACCAGATTATTGATATTGGACCCGATGCTGGTTCGCATGGTGGCGAGCTGATGTATCAGGGAAGCTTAAAGGAAATGAATAATGCTGACACCCATACGGCAAGGTACCTGAGTGGTAAAATTGAGGTGCCATTACCCGAATTCCGCAGACCGTGGACACGTTCAGTAAAGGTGCGGGGGGCGCAGGAAAACAACCTGCAGAATATAGATGTGGAATTCCCTTTGGGGGTACTGACGACCGTAACGGGGGTGTCGGGCTCAGGAAAATCCACTTTGATTAAAAAGATCCTCTACCCTGCCCTTGGTAAAAGGCTCGGAACGGTGAATGAAGAAACGGGAAAAATGAAGTCTATTGGTGGTGATGTGGAAGCCATAACCCGCCTCGAATTTGTAGACCAAAACCCGATCGGGAAATCTTCGCGTTCCAATCCCGTAACTTATGTAAAGGCTTATGATGCGATCCGAAGCCTGTTTTCTGTTCAGCCGTTAGCGAAGCAGAGAGCTTACAAGCCCGCACACTTTTCTTTTAATGTAGAGGGCGGACGATGTGAAACCTGTCAGGGGGAAGGTACCCAAAAAATTGAAATGCAATTTATGGCGGATTTGCACCTGACTTGTGAAAGCTGCAAAGGGCAACGATTCAAGCAGGAAATTCTGGAGGTTATTTATAATGATAAAAATATTGCTGATATTCTGGACATGACCGTGGAGGATTCGATGACCTTTTTCGAGGATCAGAAGCCTATCCTCAACAAACTTCGTCCACTTTACGATGTTGGCCTCGGTTATATTCGTTTGGGGCAATCGTCAAGCTCCCTTTCTGGTGGCGAAGCCCAACGGGTAAAATTGGCCTACTTCCTCGGCCATGGTAAATCAAAAAGTCATGAACATACCTTGTTTATTTTTGATGAACCAACCACCGGTTTGCATTTCCATGACATTAACCGACTCATGAAGGCGATCAACGCTTTGGTGGATCAGGGGAATTCAGCCATTATTATTGAGCACAATATGGAGGTGATCAAATGTGCTGACTGGATTATTGACCTCGGGCCCGAAGGAGGTGCTGGTGGAGGGCAAGTCGTTTTTGCTGGAACACCTGAGGAAATGGTCAAAATAAATGATGGTTATACTGCGCCGTACTTAAGGGAGAAACTCAAATAG
- a CDS encoding BamA/TamA family outer membrane protein, with translation MRLLKIVLPLLIMLSFGAIHGFAQEANPSDSLTHQQSEKPEKNLKFSILGGPGYTPDFGPLIGGSMLFTFKTNPDDSLINRSNVPVAFAWLINGGFNTVIRPQLFFNQDRFRIFGSFVLKNNVENYYGVGYENNKSQVRSDSTTAYASVALNFNPVFLFRWQESDFFIGPQIDISKTNITDPANDLWQSDSLYIAQGGTEAGAEFTNVGLGFQVSYDTRDFPANATKGLYFTASALFYERFYGSDYRFQSYQFEYRQYKALPFLGERRNLAWTVANTTVSGDVPWTSMAMLGSPFDLRGYYLGQFRDQSTSYAILEYRHMFNFNKDRWAGRFFSKFGFATWGGMGAVGPTPFDVEGWLPNFGAGLRIEVQPRMNFRMDIGRDPINKQNLLYFNMTEAF, from the coding sequence ATGCGATTGCTCAAAATCGTCCTTCCGCTATTGATCATGCTATCCTTTGGTGCAATACACGGATTCGCCCAAGAAGCAAACCCTTCCGATAGTCTAACGCATCAGCAATCGGAAAAACCTGAAAAAAATCTCAAGTTCAGTATTCTCGGAGGCCCAGGCTATACGCCCGACTTTGGCCCTTTGATTGGCGGAAGTATGTTGTTCACGTTCAAAACAAATCCTGACGACAGCCTGATTAATCGTTCGAATGTTCCTGTGGCTTTTGCCTGGCTCATCAACGGCGGATTCAATACGGTAATCCGTCCACAGCTGTTTTTCAATCAGGACCGCTTCCGTATTTTTGGTTCTTTTGTATTGAAGAACAATGTAGAGAATTATTATGGGGTTGGTTACGAAAACAACAAATCCCAGGTGCGTTCAGATTCTACCACGGCTTATGCTTCCGTAGCGCTGAACTTCAACCCGGTGTTTTTATTCCGTTGGCAGGAAAGTGACTTCTTTATTGGTCCGCAGATTGATATTTCGAAAACCAACATTACCGATCCTGCAAATGACCTTTGGCAGTCAGATTCGCTATATATTGCACAGGGAGGAACGGAAGCAGGGGCTGAATTTACCAATGTGGGACTCGGCTTTCAGGTGAGTTATGATACCCGTGATTTCCCTGCCAATGCCACCAAAGGCCTTTATTTTACCGCTTCAGCCCTGTTCTACGAACGTTTCTACGGAAGTGATTACCGCTTTCAGTCCTATCAGTTTGAGTACCGCCAATACAAAGCATTACCTTTTCTCGGAGAGCGGAGGAACCTCGCCTGGACAGTGGCCAATACTACCGTAAGTGGTGATGTGCCATGGACGAGCATGGCAATGCTGGGCTCTCCTTTTGATCTTCGGGGCTATTATTTGGGGCAGTTTCGTGATCAGTCCACATCTTACGCCATTCTTGAATACCGCCACATGTTCAATTTCAATAAAGACCGATGGGCGGGCCGATTCTTCTCTAAATTTGGTTTTGCCACCTGGGGAGGGATGGGAGCTGTTGGTCCAACCCCCTTCGATGTTGAAGGATGGTTGCCGAATTTTGGCGCAGGACTTCGGATTGAGGTTCAGCCACGAATGAATTTCCGAATGGATATTGGGCGAGACCCGATTAATAAGCAGAACTTACTTTACTTCAACATGACTGAGGCTTTTTAG
- a CDS encoding 3-oxoacyl-ACP synthase yields the protein MINTKIALYHKCEAYVNDRIERSKADIQSAQEASNNETKSSAGDKYETARAMAQIEKEKALTQLSEAGKLRQALDMIIADKPMAIAELGSLVITTAGQFYMSISAGKLMLDGQVFFAISPASPLGQQLIGKQAGEQYQINGKQFSIKEIY from the coding sequence ATGATCAATACAAAAATCGCCTTATACCACAAGTGTGAAGCCTATGTGAATGATCGCATAGAACGGTCCAAGGCAGACATACAATCTGCACAGGAGGCTTCAAATAACGAAACCAAAAGTAGTGCAGGTGATAAGTATGAAACCGCCCGCGCAATGGCACAGATCGAGAAGGAAAAAGCACTGACACAACTTAGCGAGGCAGGAAAACTCCGACAGGCGCTGGATATGATTATTGCTGACAAACCGATGGCTATTGCCGAGTTAGGAAGCTTGGTGATTACCACCGCTGGTCAGTTTTACATGAGTATCAGTGCGGGAAAATTAATGCTCGACGGGCAGGTATTTTTCGCCATTTCCCCAGCCTCACCACTTGGTCAGCAACTGATCGGAAAACAAGCCGGTGAACAATATCAGATCAATGGTAAGCAATTTTCCATCAAAGAGATTTACTAA
- a CDS encoding inositol monophosphatase family protein — translation MKDLQTLRREVEILSQKAGAFMKSECQKMDKNRIEKKGRNDLVSYVDKETEKMLVKELSALFPEAGFITEEGTTEQRKSTYTWVIDPLDGTTNFLHQLPLYCTSIGLLKGDQPILGVIYAPETDELFSAHQGGGATRNGKPIHVSEAETIEDSLIATGFPYQRFDKMDAYLQILDHLMHNTHGLRRLGSAAIDLAYVACGRFEAFYEYNLKPWDVAAGIIIVQEAGGKVIDFDGQDNFLFGKQLIAGGGIVGDLQQLIASYWYK, via the coding sequence ATGAAAGACCTCCAAACCTTACGCAGGGAAGTAGAAATCCTGAGCCAGAAAGCGGGTGCATTCATGAAGTCTGAATGTCAGAAAATGGATAAAAACCGCATCGAGAAAAAAGGACGAAATGACCTTGTTTCTTATGTGGATAAAGAAACAGAGAAAATGCTGGTCAAGGAACTTTCCGCATTGTTCCCTGAAGCTGGATTTATTACCGAAGAGGGCACCACCGAACAGAGAAAATCCACTTACACCTGGGTGATCGACCCACTGGACGGGACAACAAACTTCCTGCACCAACTGCCATTATACTGTACCAGTATCGGCTTACTGAAAGGTGACCAACCCATCCTCGGGGTAATATATGCACCCGAAACCGACGAACTATTCTCGGCGCACCAGGGTGGGGGAGCAACACGCAACGGGAAGCCTATTCACGTCAGTGAGGCGGAAACCATCGAGGACAGCCTGATCGCTACAGGATTCCCTTATCAACGATTCGATAAAATGGATGCCTACCTGCAAATTCTCGACCACCTGATGCACAACACACACGGCTTGCGCAGGCTCGGCAGCGCAGCCATAGACCTTGCGTATGTGGCTTGCGGACGCTTTGAGGCCTTTTACGAGTACAACTTAAAGCCTTGGGATGTGGCCGCAGGCATTATCATTGTACAGGAGGCCGGCGGAAAAGTCATTGACTTTGACGGGCAGGATAATTTCCTTTTTGGCAAACAACTCATTGCCGGTGGAGGCATTGTTGGCGACCTTCAGCAACTGATCGCCTCTTATTGGTACAAATAA